The segment CCACGGGGCCGGAGACAGCGCCACCGCTTGGCCGGAGACAGCGACAGCGCCACCACGGGGCCGGAGACAGCGCCACCGCTTGGCCGGAGACAGCGCCACCACGGGGCCGGAGACAGCGCCACCACCTGGCTGGAGACAGCGCCACCACGGGGCCGGAGCcaaggacagggacagggacagggacgggGACGGGAGCCGCCCAGAGACACCGCCGGACGGGGCTCCCTCACACGCGGGGCCGAGGCCGAGGACTGGGACTGGGGCAGCGCCGCGGCCGCCGATGGTTTTCCTCACGCTCTCCCGCTGGATCCGGAACCGCGGGCCCGACCGTTACTGGCGGGGTCAGGAGGTGCTGCAGCACGCACGGGTAAGGCCGCGGCCTGGGGgtggggccggggccggggcctgGGGGTGGGGTGATGATGGTAACACAGGGGcggcggggtgggtggggggggtcgaGAAGCCGCCGTTGCCGCCACCGCCGGGCCCGGCAGACAGAGCCTTCAACTGTGCGGGATAATATGGGGTTTAATAGGTAAATCTCCTGCTCGGATCCCCAGGGACAGCAtgaacgcggtgggccgaagggtctgcatGATGCTCACGGTCATGAGTGTGGGGTTGCCATGTAGACCCACAAAGGACAGTGAAATACCgacttgctgcagcttcacaaCCCGtacgcacacacaacacacacacacaacaaacacatgtatatataacacacataacacacacataacacaaacacaacacacacacacacaaatataacacacacatatataacacacacgcacacacatacacacacatacacacacacacacaaacacacatacacacacacacatatataacacacacacacacacacacacacatataacacacacacacatataacacacacacacatataacacacacacacacacgtataacacacatacatataacacacacacacatacaataacacacacacacatttcactgtacactgacaatgacaattaaaattgaatctgaatacaATACGTTCATAGACACAATGCTATTGTAATAAGATAAACCAAGCACTTATTGCAACCAAAGACAGGCCACTGTTCatagttgtgcagtgttcaagagcctgattgtggtggggaagaagctgtccttgaaaatggaggtcacagttttccaaCCTCCTGCTGCACCTTCCCGACGGCAGGAGTGTAGTGAGAGTGTCATCTTTGATGACCCAGAGAGGTGTGgggctttgatgatgctggcttcgagccactcaatgtgatcatggttgatcatccccaatcagtaccccgctcctgctttctcctcataacccctgactccgctatttttaagagccctatctagctctaccttgaaagtatccagagacccggcctccaacgccctctgaggcagagaattccacagactcacaactctgtgtgtgaaaaagtgtttcctcatctccgttctaaatggcttaccccttattcttaaactgtgacccctagttctggactcccccaacatcgggagcatgttttctgcctctagcgtgtccaaacccatcgTCAGTGGGGAAGTCAGCGCCTACGATGAACTGTGATGAAGGTCGGTCCTCGACCGTCGCTCCGCTCGGCGATTCTCATCTGTTTCTCCTTTGGTTTTGCAGCATTTCCGGGGGCGCAAGAACCGATGCTACAGCCTGGCGCTGCGGGCCGTGCGGCGAGCATTCCTCTACTCCACTAAGGccaggaagcacaagaagcggaACATGAGGACGGTAAGCACTCTGACCACCCAGGGTGGTGAGCAGAGATTATCGGGATGGGAGTGGAACCAGCTGCACTGGCAGTGAGCGGGCGAAcctgttcaggaatagctacttccccacagccatcaggctattaaacctggctcggacaaaactctgaacattaatagcccattacctgtttatttgcactttatcagtttatttattcatgtgtgtatatatttatataatggtatatggacacactgatctgttctgtagtcatgtctactatgttctgttgtgctgaagcaaagcaagaatttaattgtcctatcagggacacatgacaataaactctcttgaatcttgaatcttgaaatcaaAAAGCCGTAACTTACCGTGGAAACATGCAGCAGGTGGGAGACACAaggggagtcaagagtgttttattgtcatgtgtcccagatagaacaatgaaattcttacttgccgtgacacaacagaatatgtaaacatagtacactgtaaagaaTATAATAAACgattgagaaaaaaaaagttcagtgtgtatactatatatacacaaatttacaaatacacatatatacacaggaaaagcaggtgctgaaatcttgagaCAATCACAAAGTACTGGATGGATTCATTTAGTAAGGTAGCTGGGGAGGgaataaaaaaaaatgatgaattTTGTTTTTCAGCTGTGGATAAGCAGAATAGCAGCAGCAACCCGTGAACATGGGCTGAAGTATCCGATGCTAATTTGTAATTTGATTAAGGTGAGGACGCAGCGTGTAAATATTTTGCTGGATGGATGGCCTTGGTCAAATGTCAGAGAGCAAGGTGTTTAATGTGTACCTGCTTTATGCAGCTTCTCATGATCTGCCCGTTAGTTTCAGCTGCACCAAAACAGTTGCCTCTGAATCAGAACCTGATGGGCCTGAAGTCTGCTGAGAACATGAATGGGTTCTGAACTCTTGCTTTAATCAGGTTGTGCCAGGGCGAGCATAAAATATCACCGAGACTACAACTGGTggcgcacggtggcacagcggtagagttgctgccttacagcgccagaggcccgctgcaccacagtggagaTGGGGGGGAAATATTGGCCCTGTAATCCCAGCAAATGCATTGACAATGTGGCTGTTAATAATCTTTCCAGGCAAAGGgacttggtttagagatgcagcattgcaACAGGtcgtttggcccactgagtccataccgaccctcgatcactcattcacactagttctatgttatcccactttctcatccctacacactcagggaaATTTACCGAGTCCAATTAGgggcagcgcagtggtagagttgctgccttacagcgccagagagccaggttcgatcctgactacgggtgctgtccgtacggagtttgcacgttcgccctttgaccatgtgggttttctccgggtgctccggttgcctctcacattccaaagacgtacaggtttgtaggttaattggcctccataaattgtccctcgtgcataGAATAGAATTAGTGTGCATGGTGTTtgtcggtcagcatggacttggtgggccaaagggcctgtatccatgatgtatctctaacctaagttGGAGGACTACACGAACGAGCTCAACAATCAGACTGCTGCTTCACGTGGGTTTGCTGCTTTAGAATGTTGTTGTAAACAAATTGAAGTGAAAAGACATATCTACCAACCGGGGAATAAAGTAATTGATCCGCTGCGGAGACACAaggcggcagatgctggaatattcagtaacaaacaaaatgcaggaggaactaagcggatcaggcagcatctgtggagagaaataaacagatgatattttgggtctgggCCGCCCTGGTTCTGAGACATCCACAGCTGGGTCACTGCAAGGCATGTGGAGTTTGGCAAAGCTTGGCGCACATTCCACTCTgacaaagattgttaagggcttggacacactcgaggcaggaaacatgttcccgatgttgggggagtccagaaccaggggccacacacagtttaagaataaggagtaagccatttagaacggagacgaggaaacgctttttctcacagagagtggtgagtctgtggaattctctgcctcagagggcggtggaggcaggttctctggatgctttcaagagagagctagatagggctcttaaaaatggcggagtcaggggatatggggagaaggcaggaacggggtactgattgggaatgatcagccatgatcacattgaatggcggtgctggctcgaagggccgaatggcctactcctgcacctattgtctattgtatgccgACTCGAGAGCTCGGCCAGCTCTGTGTGGACGGTTATCGCCTGCGACCTGTTGGCAATAGAAATTCTGAAAATGACACAAGCTGTCTTGACGATGAAAGCTTCCATTTTGTATTTTGACAGAGCCAAGTGGAACTAAACCGCAAGGTCCTGGCGGATCTGTCCGTGTACGAGCCGAAGACGTTCAAGTCCCTGGCTGCACTGGCAAAGCGAAGGCGGGAAGAAGGCTTCGGCGATGCGCTGGGCGACGGCGGGGAACCCACGGGGGTGTTTTCACGCATGGTGCACCGTGACTGATGGAATGAACTCTGATAACTACTGTGAATAATGTTCATCTGCCTTGTGACTGACAGTTTTACAAAACAGTCACCACAGATGTTCTACAAATCAGTCCCAAAAATGTCTGGCAATGCTGCGTGCATTTTGACAAAAAATGATTATGTGAATCACACAATGATTGTGTGAAATTCTTCAAGGTTGGTTCAATCAGTAAAATGTGTGGGACCGCAGAGAAACCTTTGGCTGGAGCTCATTTGTGTTTGGTGCCCCCTTCAGTTCGACCATCTCATTTTAACACAGATAAACTTAAAACACAGATAAACCCACGTTATCATAGAGCAGGAGGGATGGTGTGTGTTGTTGCCGATTGTCCGCTCTAACCGAGCAAAGAGAGGTAAAAAAAAGGGCAGCATTCGAAAAACAGGACATAATAAACAGGAAAGGACACTAAATACATAACACTTTAAATGAATAAAACGTGAACATAGTTTAATTGCATGTACTTCAGTCACAGTGCACCCAAGATCAGAATTGTACCCGAGTCTCTGGAACTGAAACAGGGacgcaaggaaatgcagatgctatcTAGCGTAGATATTAAAAGTTTTATGTttgagtttagtctattgtcacagtgagtacagtgaaaagcttttgctgtgtgttaaccaagtcacttttatttctatagcacatttaaaaaacaactctcgttgaccaaagtgctttacattggttgaggtactaacgttatacaacattggttcatagattaagtacatatataaatacatacatatagccctccctcagaacacgtcaagaaaggcttgagagtaaagataagtttttagtctcgacttaaaagagtcgaaaccagccagcggaaaggcagtacatgattacaatcgcgtATGAGCATAAGGCCAACTCCCTGTATTTCACATTTTCCATCATGGATTGCTTTGTATTTTGGAAAAGGGAAAAAATACAGTGAAGGAAGCTCACATCATTCTTTACAAATCAGTGGCGTTGTCCTTGCCCATTGCTGCCACCTTGTGGTCACTCTGTCCTCTGCAACCAAAATCCCTTCTAAAGGTCCATGAATACGAGGGTTGACTGGACAAACatagtaggaaggaattgcagataaacactaaatgctggagtaactcagcaggacaggcagcatctctggagagaaggaatgggtgacgttttgggttgagacccttggtaCGGTTTTCAACCCGAAAAATTACCCATCtcctccatccagagatgctgcctgtcccgctgagttgctccagcattttgtatccatcttgtaCTTAAATATATTTCATTACATTTAAAAGGGAAGATAATTGTCTCCACTCTTATGGAAATAGATCCAATGGGACCTGTAGTTTCTGGCAACATGCCCTATAATACATTACTGACTGAAGGAGAGGCCAGTTTCTATCGTCACCTTGTCTATGTTCTTCTCTATGTTTTGTTCCACTATTGTTTGCAGATTACTAAGCCACACTGTAACTGATTGCTGTCCCAATAAATACTTTGTTTTTTTTCAGTATTTGAGCGATCCTTAGACAGCGTGGTTTAATAATGATGATGTGTTTCCGATGATAGATGTATCTATAATGTATAGATGGTGCACTAACCATTTCCCTGGAGGCTTTTCAAGCTGTTGTGGGAATAGCCAGGGAATAATCTCTGTCGGAGAGCCCAAATCTTTGCCGTCTCAAATCGTTCGTTTTCTGTTATGCTGAGCTTTGcttcagcaatagacaataggtgcaggagcaggccatttggcccatggagccagcaccgccattcaatgtgatcatggctgatcatccccaatcagtaccccgttcctgcctcctccccatatcccctgactccgctatttgtaagatccctatctagctctctcgtgaaagtatccagagaaccgccctctgaggcagagaattcagactgagagtcaggggaaggggaaacgagaaatatagttggtgatatagagagatatagaacaaatgaatgaaagatatgcaaaaaaaagtgatgatgatgaaggaaacagtccATTTTTGGCCGTGGGCCAGGGGAAAACGGGTTaacgacaatgaaactcaccaggaccacagtgaaactagtatgactaaggttggggagggatggagagaaagagaaagcaaggtacacaaaaaagctgtagaaactcagcgggtgcagcagcatctatggagcgaaggaaataggcaacggttcgggccgaaactcaaaggaaataggcaatgtttcgggccgaaactcaaaggaaataggtaaagtttcgggccgaaacgttgcctatttccttcgctccacagatgctgctgcacccgctgagtttctccagcacttttgtctaccttctctaaagaaagttagagaaatcaattatcatgccactgggttgtaacaTGCCCATGCaaaatctgaggtgctgttcctccaatttgcatttggcctcactctgacaatggtggaggttctggacagaaaggtcagtgtgtgaatgggagggggagttaaagtgtttagcaacatggagatcaggtaggtccaggcggactgagcgaaggtgttcagcgaaatgatcgcccagtctacgtttggtctcactgcctgctgtatagggtgatttcaccaaatgtcaaatgagcgtagatcccccctcacgtgaccgaaaattttaactggaggacatacgtcagttcggtacatgttagtgaatggggaaatacgcactttcccacccgttaaaaacatggaaaacggccgatttttgagctgaaaatttctgtgctagtcggggtgaccgtgatttaaagatccaaaatatcgggaattatcgcggttgctcgctgaatttcatcaaaagtaagacattattaacttacttttgatgaaattcagcgagcaaacgcgataattcccaatattttggatctttaaatcaccacggcaaatgtcagctgttcacttccgctgttttccaccttcagttccctcttgtaattaccttactttctatcttttttttggcctGAAAATTTAGCTCGCcatgcttcacggtcaccccgactagcacagaaaatttcagcataaaaatcggccgttttccatgtttttaaccggtgggaaagtgcgtgtttccccattcactaacatgtaccgaactgacatatgtcctccagttaaaattttcggtcacgtgagggggggatctacgctcatttgacatttggtgaaatcaccctataagagtccacatctgcaacaacggatacagtagatgaggttggaggtggtgcaagtgaacctcggcCTAACCTGaatggactgtcagggtccctggactgagtcgagggaggaggtatggggacaggtgttgtatcttctgcagttgcagaggaaggtagctggggagggggtggtttgggtgggaagggatgagtgaaacagagagtttttaagaaggaactgcagatgctggaaaatcgaaggtcgacaaaagtgctggagaaactcagcgggtgcagcagcatctatggagcgaaggaaataggcaacgtttcggaccgaaacccttctgggtttcggcccgaaacgttacctatttcctttgagtttcggcccgaaacgttgcctatttcctttgagtttcggcccgaaacgttgcctatttcctttgagtttcggcccgaaacgttgcctatttcctttgagtttcggcccgaaacgttgcctatttcctttgagtttcggcccgaaacgttgactatttctagtttcggcccgaaacgttgcctattgagtttcggtccgaaacgttgcct is part of the Leucoraja erinacea ecotype New England chromosome 30, Leri_hhj_1, whole genome shotgun sequence genome and harbors:
- the mrpl20 gene encoding 39S ribosomal protein L20, mitochondrial, with translation MVFLTLSRWIRNRGPDRYWRGQEVLQHARHFRGRKNRCYSLALRAVRRAFLYSTKARKHKKRNMRTLWISRIAAATREHGLKYPMLICNLIKSQVELNRKVLADLSVYEPKTFKSLAALAKRRREEGFGDALGDGGEPTGVFSRMVHRD